One window from the genome of Candidatus Methanoperedens sp. encodes:
- a CDS encoding type II toxin-antitoxin system VapC family toxin, with protein MKYVDANILIANLIGDNRLGDVAQMYLEDVASGKEIAATSVHTMVEIYAFLKGKKLSEQKIAGILKEINQHGVMLLSFNPEILIEALPMPNKGWKLGDAIHYVTMVKNGLNEIVSDDAHFDDLKDINRIDLLKIGY; from the coding sequence ATGAAATACGTAGATGCCAACATACTCATAGCAAACCTTATAGGGGATAACAGGCTGGGAGACGTAGCCCAGATGTACCTTGAAGACGTAGCTTCCGGAAAGGAGATCGCAGCGACCTCTGTTCATACAATGGTCGAGATATATGCGTTCCTGAAAGGCAAAAAGCTTTCAGAACAAAAAATAGCAGGAATATTGAAAGAGATAAACCAGCATGGAGTTATGCTGCTATCCTTTAATCCGGAAATTCTCATTGAAGCACTTCCAATGCCGAATAAAGGCTGGAAACTGGGGGATGCAATTCATTATGTGACAATGGTTAAGAATGGTTTAAATGAGATCGTTTCCGATGATGCACACTTTGATGATTTAAAAGATATTAACAGAATAGACCTTTTAAAAATTGGGTATTAA
- a CDS encoding AbrB/MazE/SpoVT family DNA-binding domain-containing protein: MMKRVFYQEYLHAIIKFLSYNVIRITMTEVKVHEKYLVVIPKDVRKALGINIGETVEFVIEKGRAVLYPHRGSINSVKRVHGIIRHEGTIDEGIEEGYAAMGTE; this comes from the coding sequence ATGATGAAAAGGGTTTTTTATCAGGAGTATCTTCATGCCATAATAAAGTTTTTATCGTATAACGTTATACGTATAACTATGACTGAAGTAAAAGTACATGAAAAATATCTTGTAGTTATCCCAAAAGATGTTCGTAAGGCGCTGGGGATCAATATCGGGGAAACTGTGGAATTCGTTATCGAGAAAGGGAGGGCAGTACTTTATCCTCACCGCGGAAGTATAAATTCTGTAAAGCGGGTACATGGAATAATCAGGCACGAAGGCACGATAGATGAGGGCATAGAAGAAGGATATGCGGCAATGGGGACAGAATGA
- a CDS encoding MgtC/SapB family protein: MDVNFDFFKKLALAVLIGILIGIEREHRRPEKEELIAGVRSFTIACIAGMISSFIALKVNPGILLISLAFFALISTLYIYIKNVVLKAPGITGPIALYCTFLLGVLISYDQFVPAIAGAVIITLLLAEKQPLHSFATKLRDDEILSAVRFLAVVFILFPLAPDAVYLGVINPRTILLIVIFVASISFASFVIMKNMGTEKGVPISGMLGGLVNSEATTAALAAMAKHRHELTESSFTGIILCNSSMLIRNLIIALIADPTGKVAFLMAIPHIFIIIYSASVVLGSKNTGHVSESIQLQSPFALSPAIRFAVGFTGLSIVSKYANLWAGAAGVYATALGGFISSAVVTASAAALAVNGDISYSTSAITAILASLVSTGNKMIIVKWSGPSMLSDLVNKTFTRFIIAGGIVLVIWGIFITYF; this comes from the coding sequence ATGGATGTCAATTTTGATTTCTTTAAGAAATTAGCCCTGGCTGTGCTTATTGGAATACTTATTGGCATTGAAAGGGAACACAGGCGGCCTGAGAAAGAAGAATTGATCGCCGGGGTCCGCTCATTTACCATAGCCTGTATCGCAGGTATGATATCCTCATTCATAGCATTAAAAGTCAATCCCGGTATTCTTCTTATATCACTTGCATTTTTTGCATTAATATCAACATTATACATATATATTAAAAATGTAGTATTAAAAGCCCCTGGTATAACAGGTCCGATTGCACTATATTGTACTTTCCTTCTTGGTGTTTTAATATCTTATGATCAATTCGTCCCTGCTATCGCCGGGGCTGTTATTATCACACTTCTCCTTGCAGAAAAGCAACCTCTCCATTCTTTCGCAACAAAACTCAGGGACGATGAAATATTAAGCGCAGTCCGGTTTCTCGCTGTTGTTTTCATACTCTTTCCCCTGGCTCCTGATGCAGTTTATCTGGGAGTCATAAATCCAAGAACGATCCTTTTAATTGTGATATTTGTTGCCTCCATTAGCTTTGCCAGCTTTGTAATAATGAAAAACATGGGGACGGAAAAAGGAGTCCCTATTTCCGGAATGCTGGGAGGGCTTGTTAACAGCGAAGCCACAACAGCAGCGCTTGCAGCTATGGCAAAACATAGACACGAATTGACCGAATCCAGTTTTACAGGGATTATTTTGTGCAATTCTTCAATGCTTATTCGAAACCTCATAATCGCCCTTATTGCGGATCCGACAGGAAAGGTAGCCTTTCTGATGGCAATTCCCCATATATTTATCATTATTTACTCTGCATCTGTAGTTTTAGGATCAAAAAACACCGGACACGTTAGCGAATCGATCCAATTGCAATCACCATTCGCGCTTTCACCCGCGATAAGATTTGCTGTTGGCTTTACAGGATTATCTATCGTTTCAAAATATGCTAACCTCTGGGCTGGTGCAGCAGGTGTTTATGCTACTGCGCTGGGCGGCTTTATAAGCAGCGCCGTAGTAACGGCATCAGCAGCCGCGCTTGCAGTGAACGGCGATATTTCATATAGCACAAGTGCGATAACTGCAATTCTCGCAAGCCTCGTAAGTACAGGGAATAAGATGATAATCGTTAAATGGTCGGGTCCGTCAATGCTAAGCGATCTTGTCAATAAGACATTCACACGCTTCATTATTGCAGGAGGGATTGTTCTTGTGATATGGGGAATATTCATTACCTATTTTTAG
- a CDS encoding pyruvate formate lyase-activating protein, giving the protein MKLLAIDVGMGTQDILLYDSHENIENCFKMVLPSQTRIIAQRIIEETALKKDIVLTGETMGGGPCAAAIKRHLKANLSVFATEKAALTLNDDLEKTKEIGVVIVKENEVTELNASVIKMCDIDKAALTEAFALFGVPIPQNFAVAVQDHGFSPAGSNRVFRFEYFREIIEKGATLDSFVYTNNTKKIPERFTRMIAVERTLPGAMLMDTGMAAIRGALLDECAREPHLVVNIGNGHTLSGIIDNGKLIALMEHHTQQMTSGKLDDYLMRLCNGTLGFDEVFNDGGHGCYVKEAIGFENIGSILVTGPQREIMRGSKLEFSFASPYGDMMLTGCFGLVDAYMHYLRNCNSDSLRDERN; this is encoded by the coding sequence ATGAAGCTTCTTGCTATTGATGTCGGAATGGGGACACAGGATATTCTTCTCTATGACAGCCATGAGAATATTGAAAATTGCTTTAAGATGGTTTTGCCATCGCAGACCCGGATCATTGCCCAGAGGATCATTGAAGAGACGGCATTGAAAAAAGATATTGTCCTTACGGGTGAAACAATGGGGGGAGGCCCATGTGCGGCCGCAATAAAGAGGCATTTAAAAGCAAACCTATCAGTTTTTGCCACAGAAAAAGCAGCTCTCACCCTGAATGACGATCTTGAAAAGACAAAGGAAATAGGTGTTGTCATTGTAAAAGAGAATGAAGTAACCGAACTAAATGCTTCGGTTATCAAAATGTGCGATATAGATAAAGCCGCCCTTACGGAAGCCTTTGCTCTTTTTGGTGTTCCAATCCCGCAAAATTTTGCCGTAGCTGTCCAGGATCACGGATTTTCTCCGGCCGGAAGCAATCGCGTCTTCCGGTTTGAATATTTCAGGGAAATCATTGAAAAAGGCGCAACACTTGATTCTTTTGTATATACGAATAATACGAAAAAAATCCCGGAGCGCTTTACAAGGATGATCGCTGTGGAAAGAACATTGCCTGGTGCAATGCTGATGGATACGGGAATGGCTGCAATACGGGGAGCACTTCTTGATGAGTGTGCCCGCGAGCCGCATCTTGTTGTAAATATCGGCAATGGCCACACACTTTCCGGGATCATTGATAATGGAAAACTCATCGCATTAATGGAACACCACACACAGCAGATGACCTCAGGGAAACTTGATGATTACCTGATGCGATTATGTAATGGAACACTCGGGTTTGATGAGGTTTTTAATGATGGCGGGCACGGGTGTTATGTGAAAGAAGCGATTGGCTTTGAAAATATTGGCTCAATATTGGTCACGGGTCCGCAACGTGAGATCATGCGCGGCTCAAAACTGGAGTTCAGTTTTGCTTCTCCTTACGGGGATATGATGCTGACTGGCTGTTTCGGACTGGTTGATGCTTACATGCATTACTTAAGGAATTGCAATTCAGACTCTTTGAGGGATGAAAGAAATTAA
- a CDS encoding type II toxin-antitoxin system MqsA family antitoxin has translation MQCHFCGGEMKKGKTTYALNRLGYHLLIDDVPAWICSKCNEAYFEESAVDNIQYIIKSLDPQINKVREAAIA, from the coding sequence ATGCAATGTCACTTTTGTGGCGGAGAGATGAAAAAAGGAAAAACAACATACGCATTGAATAGATTGGGCTATCATTTATTGATCGACGATGTTCCAGCATGGATATGTTCGAAATGTAATGAAGCATATTTTGAGGAGAGCGCGGTTGATAATATTCAGTATATTATCAAAAGTCTTGATCCACAGATTAATAAAGTAAGGGAAGCTGCAATAGCTTAA
- a CDS encoding type II toxin-antitoxin system RelE/ParE family toxin has product MAQKIRWSPKAASNFEEICEYIAKDSEVYATLFANKINAAVKSIPQFPKAGRIVPEYEDENIREKIYENYRIIYRIKGEIIEIAAISHSSKPLKNVLQGKQI; this is encoded by the coding sequence ATGGCTCAAAAGATAAGGTGGTCTCCAAAGGCAGCTTCTAACTTTGAAGAGATATGTGAATACATTGCCAAGGATTCAGAAGTTTATGCAACTCTTTTTGCTAACAAAATAAATGCAGCCGTAAAATCTATTCCTCAATTTCCTAAAGCTGGGCGAATTGTGCCTGAATATGAGGACGAGAATATACGTGAGAAGATATATGAAAACTACAGAATAATATATCGTATCAAAGGAGAGATTATTGAAATTGCTGCGATCAGTCATAGTTCAAAGCCGCTGAAGAATGTTCTACAAGGGAAACAAATCTAA